A genomic window from Pagrus major chromosome 23, Pma_NU_1.0 includes:
- the rpusd1 gene encoding RNA pseudouridylate synthase domain-containing protein 1: MMTTKPASLESLHVLYQSDDYIVVDKHWDIRIDSKMWYEKQTVQAQLRHHFPHLADPSTYYGFRFCHQLDFSTSGALCVALNKAAAGRAYRCFKDRTVTKAYLALVRGWVEKETQTLDFSIGKNSSEGKTHMMCVEGTEGCENPKPCQTELMVMEYGLYDGDPVTKVLLQPLTGRTHQLRVHCSAIGHPIVGDFTYSSGADDAPYRMMLHAHLLHIPLEPQPLLVSAGDPFLPTEDPKWLPQRSLRTLAATVDALLERRAEEDRKIKEEERERARKKEERRKGRTVEESEEQRRQCQDWLSEWAGD, encoded by the exons ATGATGACCACCAAACCTGCCAGCCTGGAGAGCCTGCATGTGCTGTACCAGAGCGATGACTACATTGTGGTCGACAAGCACTGGGACATCCGCATCGATAGCAAGATGTGGTATGAGAAACAAACCGTGCAGGCACAACTTCGGCACCACTTCCCTCACCTGGCGGACCCCAGCACCTACTATGGATTCAG GTTCTGTCATCAGTTGGATTTCTCCACAAGTGGAGCTCTTTGTGTTGCCCTCAATAAGGCTGCAGCTGGCCGGGCGTACCGCTGCTTCAAGGACCGCACCGTCACCAAGGCCTACCTAGCCCTG GTACGTGGCTGGGtggaaaaagagacacaaacttTGGACTTCTCCATCGGCAAGAACTCctcagagggaaaaacacacatgatgtGTGTTGAGGGAACAGAAG GTTGTGAGAACCCCAAACCTTGCCAAACTGAGCTGATGGTCATGGAGTATGGCTTGTATGATGGAGACCCTGTCACCAAGGTGCTGCTGCAGCCACTCACTG GCCGCACCCACCAGTTGAGGGTCCATTGCAGTGCGATAGGCCACCCCATCGTTGGGGACTTCACCTACAGCTCGGGAGCGGATGACGCCCCTTACCGCATGATGCTGCACGCCCACCTCCTCCACATTCCCCTGGAACCTCAGCCCCTGCTCGTCTCAGCTGGAGACCCCTTTCTTCCCACTGAGGATCCCAAGTGGCTTCCTCAGCGCTCGTTACGGACACTCGCGGCCACTGTGGACGCCCTGCTGGAGCGCAGggcagaggaggacaggaagatcaaagaggaggagagggagagggcaagaaagaaggaggagaggaggaaaggaaggactgtggaggagagtgaggagcagaggaggcagTGTCAGGATTGGCTGAGTGAATGGGCTGGAGACTAa